A portion of the Calothrix sp. 336/3 genome contains these proteins:
- the rplY gene encoding 50S ribosomal protein L25, with the protein MSLTVECQKRPEGSKPNALRRSGLIPANLYGHSGNESISLVVDAKVIERLLKQARVQKTEIELNVADLNWNGKAVIQELQTHPAKGFVYHLSFLASK; encoded by the coding sequence ATGAGCCTCACCGTTGAATGTCAAAAACGACCAGAAGGTAGCAAACCAAATGCTTTGCGTCGCTCTGGTTTGATTCCTGCCAATTTATATGGACACAGTGGTAACGAGTCTATCTCTTTGGTTGTTGATGCCAAAGTTATCGAACGTTTGCTCAAACAAGCTCGTGTTCAGAAAACCGAAATTGAGTTAAATGTTGCCGATTTGAACTGGAATGGAAAAGCCGTAATTCAAGAATTACAAACCCATCCAGCAAAAGGGTTCGTGTATCATTTAAGTTTCTTAGCTTCTAAGTAG